ATTCTTATCCAAATGGCTGCTATCTTGAGAGAAAATATAAGCGAGGTGGATAAGGCGGCGCGTTTTGGAGACTATGAATTCGCTTTGATTTTGCCGGAAAAAAATAAACGCCAAGCGATTGAAATAGCGGATGCGATCCGACGAAGAGTAGAATTTCTTTTTTCTGAACAAGGCGATTTTCGAAAACGGCTAACGTGTATTGGCGCTGTCACAGAAAATCCTGTCGATGGCGTTGTCGCGGAGGAGTTGATCCTTAAGGCAAGAAATATTCTTCAAGCAATGAAAAAAGAGAACGGTAATAATCGAATCGCGCATAAAACATGACATATAAAAAAGTTACCAATAAACATTTGGGCGAGCTATTAGTTGAGCGCGGCATTATTAACCGCGAACAGCTCGCGATGGCCATTACTTATCAGCAGCAAAAAGGCGGACTGATCGGCGAGGTATTAGTTGAATTGAAGTTTGCCTCTGAAGAAGATATCGCTCAAGCCTTGACCTGTCAGTATGGTTTTCCGTACCTTCCTTTGGCCAATTATGAAATTGATGCGGAAGTCATTGGCTCTATCCCGGAAAATGTTTGCCGGCAGTTTTGTCTTATCCCGATTGACAAGATCGGGAAAAGCCTGACTTTGGCCATGGCCAATCCTTTGAATGTGCAAGCGATCGAGGACGTTGAGCTTATTACGGGCTGTAGCGTTCAGACATTTGTCAGTACGGCCACTGATATTAAAAATTCTGTTAACCGATATTATATAAAAAAATAGAAAATGTTTTCCCTCAAAGATAGATTAAAAGAGATCCTTATCCAGGATAACATTATCAAGCAAGAAGATCTGGATAAGGCTTTGGCCGACCAGAAAGAAAACGGCGGGGAATTAAGTAAGATCCTCGTTAAGCTTGGACTGATTTCCGAAGATAACCTCACGCTTTTATTAAGCCGTGGTTTAGGCATGCCGCCCATTGATGTTACTCGCCTGAAAATTGATCCCGAAGTTGTTAAAATGATCCCCCAGGAAGTCGCTGTTAATTACAAGATCATTCCTGTTTCAAGGATCGGTGACAGCCTCACGCTTGCCATGGCAGACCCGCTTAATATTTTTGCCATTGACAATGTGAAAGCTTTAACCGGCCTTGCCATTAATCCCATCATCGGGCGCACCAAAGATATCATGCAAGCCATCGAGACGTATTATACCGGCGACACGACAACGCAATTCAGCAAGATCATTAAAGATATGGTTGATACGGAAAATCTTGAGCTGATCAAGGAAACCAATCTTGATATGGCCAGGGATGATATTGAGCATTTAACACAAGATGCGCCGATCATTAAATTAACGGATGCGATCATTAAACAAGCAGTCAATGCCAAGGCGAGTGATATTTTTATAGAACCCATGGAAAAAACTTTGCGCATTCGCTATCGCGTCGATGGAATGATCCGGGAAATGGACCGCATGGCCAGAAGCCTTCACGTCTCCATTGTGTCACGCATTAAAGTTATCGCTAATCTGGACATCTCTGAACATCGCTTGCCCCAAGACGGCCGCATCAAGCTTTTAATTTCCGGAAAAGAAGTTGATCTGCGCGTGAGTATTCTGCCGGCGGCATACGGAGAGAATGTGGTTCTTAGAATTTTGGACAAAACCTCGGCTATGTTGGATATTTTAAAGCTAGGTTTTAATGATAGCACGATGGAAGATCTAAAAAAAGTTTCCATGCGTCCTCATGGGATGATCTTGGCTTGCGGTCCGACGGGTTGCGGAAAAACGACAACGCTTTATTCTATTTTAAAATATATTGATTCTCCGGAAAAAAATATTATCACCGTCGAAGACCCCGTCGAGTATCAGATGAAAGGTATTAGTCAGGTTAATGTGAGAACGGAAGTGGGATTAACGTTTTCCGCGAGCTTGCGGTCTATTTTACGTCAAGATCCCGACATTATTCTGATCGGAGAAATTCGTGATTTTGAAACCTTGGATATTGCTGTTAAGGCGGCGCTTACGGGCCATTTGGTCTTAAGTTCTTTGCATACGACGACGGCAGCCGGTTCGGTGGTACGCATGATGAATATGGGGTTGGAGCCATTTTTACTTTGCTCCTCTGTTTTAGCGATCGTGTCACAGCGTTTACTTCGCAAAGTTTGTACGGTTTGCAAAGAATCTTATACGCTTTCGGCGGAAGCCGCAAAAAAATTAGGTTTGGGTAAAATTGTACACGATAAAGAAATTTCTTTGTTTCGAGCCAAGGGATGTAAACAATGTTTCAACAGCGGTTATAGCGGAAGAGTCGGCATTAGCGAGATCCTTGTTTTAACACCCAAGGTCAGAGATTTGATCATGGCACGCGGCGGAGAATTTCGCATCAAGGAGGCAGGGCGTTCGGAAGGTATGGTGACCATGAGAGAAGATGGTTTTCAAAAAATGCTAGCAGGCGTCACAACGCTCGAGGAAATCTTGCGCATTACAGCTCCGGACGATATCGGGATCAAGGGATAAATGGCAAAAACATTAAAAGAAAAAATTCTGGATTCTTTGATCGAGCTTAAGAGCCTAAAGAAAGAGGACGTTGATTCGGCTGTTACGCTGCAGAAATCAAAAGGGATAAGTCTTGAAAAAGCTCTGATCGAAAAGGGGTTAGTCACCGAGCAAGAATTTCTTATTTTACTCGTCAAGGAACTTAATATCCCTCCGATCAATCTGGCAAAATATAAAATTGATCCCGGCTTACAACAGGTCATTCCTGAGCGGATTTCCCGTCAGTACCACGTTATTCCTATCTCCGAGTTAGGGCACACTATTACGATCGCGGTTTCTGATCCTTTCAATATTTTTGCCATTGACGATCTGAAAAGTATCACGGGAAGAGATATTGATGTGACGATCAGCACGGAAACAGAGATTCTCCAGGCTATTGATAATTTTTATGGAACAAAAAAAGATGTCAATGTCGCAGATGTTACCAAGGATATCACGGCAGACGGGCTTGAAGTTATCGGCGAACAACAGTCGGAATCGGCGGAAGTTTCTCTTGAGGAAAGTGAACAGGCGCCCATTGTCAAGATGGTCGACCTTGTTATTAAGGAGGCCTTAAGACAGCGCGCCTCTGACATCCATATTGAACCGACGCCTGATAATATGCGCGTTCGTTATCGCGTTGATGGTATTTTAAACGACATCCTCAATATTCCCAAAGCCAATCAAAACGCGGTGATCGTAAGAATCAAAATTATGTCTCGGCTGGATATTACTGAAACGCGTATTCCGCAAGACGGCCGGTTTAAAATGCGGGTCGCTAATAAGGAAGTTGATTTTCGCGTTTCACTTCTTCCGACAACATTCGGCCAAAAAATCGTTATGAGAATTTTGGATAAATCGAGTTTATCGATCGGCCTGGAAGGGCTTGGTTTTTTTCCTGATTCCGTCGAACATTTCAAGGAGGCCATTGCGAAACCTTTCGGCATGATCCTTATTACGGGGCCGACGGGAAGCGGAAAATCAACAACGCTATATTCCATCGTTAATAAATTAAATACGGTTGACAGGAATATTGTTACGGTTGAAGACCCTGTAGAATATTTGGTCGAAGGATTGACTCAAGTGCATGTTCGCGCTGATATCGGACTGACGTTTTCTTCCGGATTGAGATCTTTGCTGCGCCAAAGCCCTGATATCATCATGGTCGGTGAAATTCGCGATTCCGAAACAGCGGATATTGCCATTAAAGCTTCCTTAACGGGCCAACTTGTTTTCTCAACACTGCATACCAATGATGCGCCGGGTGCCTTGACGCGTCTTGTGGATATGGGCGTTGAACCGTTTTTGGTTGCATCCAGCTTGGTAATGGTTTGTGCTCAGCGTTTATGCCGGAAGATTTGTTCAAAATGTAAAGAGCCCGTCAATATCCCGGATTCGGCCCTGAAAAGTTTTAAACACAAAATCCCCAAGGACGCAGTTTTTTACCACGGTAAAGGATGTGATAATTGCAAAAAAACCGGTTATCGAGGCCGTATGGGTGTTTTAGAAATGTTTGCGGTTGATGATCCTGTACGAGAGATGCTGGTTAAAGGGTGTTCTTCGGGGGAAATCAAAGATTACGCGGTAAAAGAAAAAGGGATGTTAACGCTTTTTGACGATGCGTTTCGAAAGTTTACGTCAGGGATGACGACCTTAGAAGAAGTTTTGAGAGTCACTTCGGAAGAATAAGCGTAAATGCTTTTAAAAGTAGCTATTGTGAAATGATTTTGCAAAAAAATAAGAAGCGGTTTATTGCAAAATATGATAAACTCATCCGAAGAGTTTTGGATTTCTTGGAAATAAAAAATAAGAGGAAGGCTTAAAAGGAACAGTATGGCTTTTTCACGCAGAGATCTTATTTCTAAAAAGCAGCTTTTGGGGCAAATCTTGATCAAGCGAAATTTGCTAGCGGCAGATCAGCTTAAAGAGGCCCTGGAAGTTCAAAAAAAAGATGGCGGTGTTTTGGGAGAGATCTTAGTCAATCTTGGTTATGTGACCGAGCGGGACATTGTCGTGGCATTGATCGTTCAATGCGGTTTTCCCTATATTGCCGTAAATAAATATGAAATTGACCCTAAAGTTACTCAACTTATCGCGGAAGAAACAGCGCGTAAATTTCACGTTATCCCGCTTGATCGTGTTGGCGATGTCTTAAGTGTTGTAATGGCCAACCCGCTTAATTTACCAATGATCGAAGAATTGGAAAATACCACAAAGTGCAAGATCGCGACATTTATCGCGACAAAAACAGAAATTGATGAAGCTATCAGCCGTTGGTATAAAAAGGGGGCATAGGATAAATGGCAACGTTTAAGTATGTCGCAAAAGACCAGAGCGCTCAGACGATCTCGGGTAAAATTGTTGCAGATAATCAAAACGATGTTATTGAAGAGCTGCGTAAGCGAAAGCTTATCATTATTTCCGTTAGCGAGGTCAGGGAAACGGGATTTAAAGATCTTTCATTTGGTGGAAAATCGGTCAAGGCTGATGATCTTGTTATTTTTGCCCGGCAATTAGCTACCATGGTTGATGCCGGTATTCCGCTTTTGCAGGGCATGGACGCCTTGCAAGAGCAAATGACCAATCCTTATTTTAAGAGCGTTATTGCTTCTATCCGTGACGAAATCGAAGTGGGAAACAGCCTTTCTATCGCGTTTTCAAAATATCCAAAAGTTTTTGATACCTTATTCATCAGCATGGTCAAGGCGGGCGAAACGGGCGGCATGTTAAGCGCCATTTTAGACCGCGTGGCCGGCTATATGGAAAAATCTCTTAAGTTAAAAAGAAAAGTTCAAGCAGCCATGGTGTATCCGATGGTTGTTATATCAATGGCCATTGTGATTACTCTCGTCTTGTTGATGAAGGTCGTTCCTACCTTTACAGGGATTTTTGCTTCTTTGGGCGGCGAATTACCCGGGCCGACCAAGTTTCTTATTGGGGTAAGCGATGCTTTACAACACTATTTTATTTACTATTTGGGCGGTGCCATTCTTCTCTATACCGGATTTGTTTTTTATGGGAAAACAGAAAATGGACGGTATCAGATCGATCGAATTAAGCTTAAAGTGCCTGTTTTCGGTGATTTGTTAACTAAAGTTTCCGTGAGCCGTTTTAGCCGCACCTTGGCAACCTTGACGCAAAGCGGTGTTCCAATTTTGGCGTCGCTGGATATTGTCGGAAAAACATGCGGCAATAAAGTCTTGGAAATTGCCGTTAACAATGTTCGAAATAATGTCCGCGA
The nucleotide sequence above comes from Candidatus Omnitrophota bacterium. Encoded proteins:
- a CDS encoding ATPase, T2SS/T4P/T4SS family translates to MFSLKDRLKEILIQDNIIKQEDLDKALADQKENGGELSKILVKLGLISEDNLTLLLSRGLGMPPIDVTRLKIDPEVVKMIPQEVAVNYKIIPVSRIGDSLTLAMADPLNIFAIDNVKALTGLAINPIIGRTKDIMQAIETYYTGDTTTQFSKIIKDMVDTENLELIKETNLDMARDDIEHLTQDAPIIKLTDAIIKQAVNAKASDIFIEPMEKTLRIRYRVDGMIREMDRMARSLHVSIVSRIKVIANLDISEHRLPQDGRIKLLISGKEVDLRVSILPAAYGENVVLRILDKTSAMLDILKLGFNDSTMEDLKKVSMRPHGMILACGPTGCGKTTTLYSILKYIDSPEKNIITVEDPVEYQMKGISQVNVRTEVGLTFSASLRSILRQDPDIILIGEIRDFETLDIAVKAALTGHLVLSSLHTTTAAGSVVRMMNMGLEPFLLCSSVLAIVSQRLLRKVCTVCKESYTLSAEAAKKLGLGKIVHDKEISLFRAKGCKQCFNSGYSGRVGISEILVLTPKVRDLIMARGGEFRIKEAGRSEGMVTMREDGFQKMLAGVTTLEEILRITAPDDIGIKG
- a CDS encoding ATPase, T2SS/T4P/T4SS family, which produces MAKTLKEKILDSLIELKSLKKEDVDSAVTLQKSKGISLEKALIEKGLVTEQEFLILLVKELNIPPINLAKYKIDPGLQQVIPERISRQYHVIPISELGHTITIAVSDPFNIFAIDDLKSITGRDIDVTISTETEILQAIDNFYGTKKDVNVADVTKDITADGLEVIGEQQSESAEVSLEESEQAPIVKMVDLVIKEALRQRASDIHIEPTPDNMRVRYRVDGILNDILNIPKANQNAVIVRIKIMSRLDITETRIPQDGRFKMRVANKEVDFRVSLLPTTFGQKIVMRILDKSSLSIGLEGLGFFPDSVEHFKEAIAKPFGMILITGPTGSGKSTTLYSIVNKLNTVDRNIVTVEDPVEYLVEGLTQVHVRADIGLTFSSGLRSLLRQSPDIIMVGEIRDSETADIAIKASLTGQLVFSTLHTNDAPGALTRLVDMGVEPFLVASSLVMVCAQRLCRKICSKCKEPVNIPDSALKSFKHKIPKDAVFYHGKGCDNCKKTGYRGRMGVLEMFAVDDPVREMLVKGCSSGEIKDYAVKEKGMLTLFDDAFRKFTSGMTTLEEVLRVTSEE
- a CDS encoding type II secretion system F family protein, whose protein sequence is MATFKYVAKDQSAQTISGKIVADNQNDVIEELRKRKLIIISVSEVRETGFKDLSFGGKSVKADDLVIFARQLATMVDAGIPLLQGMDALQEQMTNPYFKSVIASIRDEIEVGNSLSIAFSKYPKVFDTLFISMVKAGETGGMLSAILDRVAGYMEKSLKLKRKVQAAMVYPMVVISMAIVITLVLLMKVVPTFTGIFASLGGELPGPTKFLIGVSDALQHYFIYYLGGAILLYTGFVFYGKTENGRYQIDRIKLKVPVFGDLLTKVSVSRFSRTLATLTQSGVPILASLDIVGKTCGNKVLEIAVNNVRNNVREGESIAAPLVKSNVFPPMVTRMISVGEKTGEMEKMLVKVADFYDDQVDAAVSGLTSMIEPLIIGFLGGIVGFIVVALFLPIIKISTMIQA